The following is a genomic window from Crossiella equi.
CCAGCACCGAGATCAGTAGCAGGGTGCTGGCGTTGGTCACCACGATCACCGCGTCCGCGCGGGCCAGGCCGTAGCTCACCCACGCGGCCACCCCCAGGCCGAGCGCGAGCAGGTACACCCAGGAGAAGTCGCGCGCGCTGCGCCGCTTCAGGCAGCGCGCCACCTGTGGCAGCCAGCAGGCCGTGGTCAGCACCCCAGCCAGCGCGCCCATGACCGTGATCACCTGGATACCCCCTGTTACCTGTACAGACTTTATTCTGGGTGAGAACAAAAGAAGCGTGGCAGGGTAGGGGCCATGAGCACAAGCCCGTTCGCCGAGACCGCCGCCACGCGCCTGCTGTCGCTGGTGCACCGGCACGGGCCGCTGAGCAGGGCGGAGATCGGCCGCAGGCTCGACCTGGCGCGCAGCGCGACCGGGGCCGCCATCACCGAACTGGCCGAGCTGGGCCTGGTGCGCACCACCGCGCCCGACGGCCCGCGCCGCCTCGGGCGGCCCTCGCCGGAGGTGTCGGTGTGCGAGCAGCCGAGGGTGCTGGCCGCGCAGGTGCGCCCGCGCTCGCTGACCGTGGCCGCGGTGGGCCTGGGGCGTGCCGTGGCCGAACGCGCGGACGTGCCGCTGCCGGACCCCTCACCGACGGCCGTGGCGGACGCGCTC
Proteins encoded in this region:
- a CDS encoding SemiSWEET family sugar transporter, producing the protein MITVMGALAGVLTTACWLPQVARCLKRRSARDFSWVYLLALGLGVAAWVSYGLARADAVIVVTNASTLLLISVLVAVKVRTELRPAVPLSESA